In the Cryptococcus neoformans var. neoformans JEC21 chromosome 1, complete sequence genome, one interval contains:
- a CDS encoding expressed protein — protein sequence MALPGEYPYTRLAQHGQNHPEDDWESSDSDSPPHLASRGLNMPSTPVRAGYSANSNVSVYSSRQPRRQGPRRRVDARPVTPRRSRLAPRAPERNAAAFGTSLSYILTPVRLMLYPIQMICFPFFAHLINVLILVALATLAGYVIIPRFPGWITSLLSRIMSYVFKSSFFDIRGLGDLSKDVMDFSARALATPSCTLTGLFCAHSLFTTSHSSTTTQEAPDNIGAMASPFWKWLTPQPKEEIDIGLVAQGLTKRVKWARNIFDSVKLLGEEHVIDPLDPVRIWQIGAMMTYGTQQDMGVGEQVIKLGDYSRDLMDQLSFIDSTSVDKFSWIQWEFSRLLLSLSSAHPPSPSQLSKTLHHLLHRITSTLDTLHSLTSQSTIHATRASALGREVWLKLQSLQRDHQMELDEAPAWSRGALGEAVSRGKRALVGGPLSRGEIMKRDLMVTQETIRTISSLVRALENTRRTIMGFRDQIGMFDASMMGFHLAAGAEEEEGGLGLGPEEELRILGEVINGFGTAVGQEKLRWEIGDVYRGGTEFLEIAK from the exons ATGGCATTACCAGGTGAATACCCCTACACTCGCCTAGCTCAGCATGGGCAGAACCATCCGGAGGATGACTGGGAATCTTCCGACTCTGattctcctcctcacttGGCCTCTCGGGGATTGAATATGCCGTCAACGCCGGTGCGAGCCGGCTACTCAGCAAATTCCAATGTTTCTGTCTATTCTTCAAGACAACCTCGGCGACAAGGACCCCGCCGACGGGTAGATGCTCGACCAGTCACCCCCCGACGGAGTCGGCTAGCCCCTCGCGCACCCGAACGTAATGCTGCGGCCTTTGGCACTTCCCTCTCCTACATTCTCACACCTGTCCGTCTAATGCTTTACCCTATCCAAATGATAtgcttccccttcttcgcaCACTTGATCAACGTTCTCATACTCGTTGCCCTCGCCACCCTAGCTGGGTATGTGATTATACCCCGTTTTCCGGGCTGGATTACAAGTCTCCTCTCCCGTATAATGAGCTATGTTTTTAAGTCTTCATTTTTTGATATACGGGGGCTTGGGGACTTAAGCAAGGATGTCATGGATTTCTCCGCACGTGCACTTGCCACACCTTCGTGTACCCTAACTGGCCTTTTCTGCGCCCACTCCCTCTTCACTACTTCCCACTCCTCAACCACCACTCAGGAAGCTCCTGACAATATCGGAGCGATGGCCAGTCCGTTTTGGAAATGGCTCACCCCTCAGCcaaaagaggagattgataTAGGCCTAGTGGCTCAAGGACTGACGAAAAGAGTTAAATGGGCCAGGAATATATTTGATAGCGTGAAACtgttgggagaagagcatgTTATTGATCCTCTGGATCCCGTCAG GATATGGCAGATAGGAGCGATGATGACGTATGGGACGCAGCAGGATATGGGGGTTGGCGAGCAGGTCATAAAG CTGGGTGACTACTCGCGTGACTTGATGGATCAACTTTCATTCATCGACTCTACTAGCGTCGACAAGTTTAGCTGGATTCAATGGGAG TTTTCCCGTCTactcctctctctctcctccgccCATCCCCCATCGCCATCACAGCTCTCCAAAACCCTACACCACCTCCTACATCGCATTACTTCCACCCTCGATACCCTTCACTCTCTCACTTCTCAGTCTACCATCCATGCCACCCGTGCATCCGCCCTAGGAAGGGAAGTATGGCTCAAATTACAATCCCTCCAGCGCGATCACCAGATGGAGCTTGATGAGGCCCCAGCTTGGAGCCGGGGTGCCCTAGGAGAGGCTGTTAGTCGTGGGAAACGCGCACTGGTCGGAGGCCCTCTGAGTAGAGGGGAAATAATGAAAAGGGATTTGATGGTAACGCAAGAGACCATAAGGACAATAAGTAGCCTGGTGAGAGCCTTGGAGAATACGAGGCGGACCATTATGGGGTTTAGGGATCAGATAGGGATGTTTGATGCGTCGATGATGGGGTTTCACTTAGCAGCGGgtgcagaagaggaggaaggcggtTTGGGATTAGggccggaagaagaactgaGGATTTTGGGGGAGGTCATTAATGGGTTTGGGACGGCTGTCGGACAAGAAAAGTTACGCTGGGAGATAGGAGATGTGTACCGAGGAGGGACAGAGTTTTTGGAGATTGCCAAATGA
- a CDS encoding IDN3-B, putative, protein MPQQHPLVQVDQADYGHSYRSPASQGQTNQSGRHQDPSSILSVYPFMTYAPTARVAQHLSPHHAFPQSAPPSREIYPQYAQAFDRVEQPQTAEDWAMKQSTDMQIQQLLERQRGVYDYAQGPPPAPQHPRYYSGPPTPVSDHQSQPHIAPASYSNTPSMSYNFLPAYMPPSTPTTSTHNGCCVGNSTSTSPVTPGLMANSMTVHNDKQFFERFVDNTLSRSMEQQLAQPVAHPQAYAQPQPRYHSPSSMVPQFHPQPVPHPHPHPHPQPHSRSQIHSLLQTQAQPFPQQQYSFSSQPSVQQQQQFNESVTLPLVRGMSPAKRPSIPSTAMRSPHPTSSIASTPTADRIMSSPALSSSPDPLGLPGPSPSKKPRGKKEISPIWAQSNNHPADGVIGMRSLSMAERSMSVSSGLSSGEEKKDKITLKIPMHLATPQQPRKSDREEEEEEEDKLDWGDELGKDEQGDWTMERCSSPSGNRGVDMQVQMSGRTGERDMRTAWQKLHTLLEDISEESDSFPANPTFRDLELANAKYFAHISKEGTHALLSTETMAKIIRYIIRVQSTKKRQKSGSETDGEARGWDLTAVNGLLRHLEKCIRDAEGTSAFPDDRKAINVDEKFKKKKGKSKTGSVSPLKPVNAFKNEGQDLEEEIPHTRMAQCEETLLRLRRGVAAAECCFVLLDSEGLSKQVYSEDLLSTCVQMIKEQLAQVVVPVLQGMAGEKIASSTLAHVVQEELANSKKGKLSMPLSSYFHNVTISAIAQSICSTLPRLTSMISRENFAFSESLIIQIVYLAKEPLFIVDPGAKKKHEREGMAIVKTLRMEALSLLRGAFARYDAQRQWIIEEVLSSLVGIPGQSHDQTHFQLANGKSIHALSALLLQLVQASAYGAMTKIRKIHSSAADMEVLDRPAEEKKDVEEEEARICAETVESAVRSATMIASYVLSKATTTKATKTSHDADYKTILGLFMNDLLTVLYRPEWPAASLYLSVFSRIMVSSLDDSKTGTEATASKTVALDYLADIAAKLKSLGMEMTGVTRVAALDEVISEASIDDLKKLIEAQASIRTFLNSAAHDDNSFTCSLDMASVIWAQELQNGIKKAGSIVEKLAAEKDDEAQEMGQKLLSIGMMLKTTLRNVWMTDDKLFEVNDPKQAEQAVQASISVSRGRSLQSAIDPIIHALLTALGNPIIAIRTKALRGVGSIVMVDPDVLRLRQFRLALEERLSDVSPGVRDAAVELVGKYLVQKPELATQYYPQIALRVMDTGLSVRKRVIKILKGIFATMEEKKMQIDICCKMIALTDDRDPGIKDLSTKTLTEIIFSDEGGDSATLLVDILSDYRGSYAVLEKAMDEVLKECENVGQKYRFGKIIDDLVARLIDATEQIEFDSLSHIKAIWLIAGSDPSQVDTQKASVLLTYLRPPANADDQATNELLLRIFQRCIPRMPRTASTFALDLTKSLMPMISKPSGGFQALRETIGCFCAVTNYLTKDWMKVITVLRACEAKIRPVWRQIKDFSNEKVPALNQASAMMLYITALIAEGCNLDIVAKDDLAVDRELRKITPQPISEYFSQIYLDFARMYSAQSAPTICLGALFRSYPSLLQRPEIVQWMQDTFASGDMDARARLLSVIHEFLASEVRKRVEGVDTKKDVSLLIGNAKELQDSDYSTTIVQNNIEHIFECARSQHIPAQNAALDVLTFVVNQGLYSPVHTVPILVTLETAEDPVVSERALALHNTLHAKHASLIHVLFMDSAKASYQYQRNISAEPSGHRNGVALLSKWYVMLHEKRSWRHDFLKALCRAFDGDLEDHMDIGLVLYLAENLATLDYKLQEEPMTVVQALNRVVSTCSHLAALMEEAALEGESTESLEGKKVPLGKLSGESIDASRLAEASIVVGLALLVKNHLVALYHLPEDKCASHIPGKKSTIGDKPAQRRGMQVLELSRMPLARGVVSIGDFKEQQVAFSRLLQEDGTLSEKEEL, encoded by the exons atgccTCAACAACATCCGCTCGTTCAGGTTGACCAAGCAGACTATGGTCACAGCTACCGATCTCCTGCAAGCCAAGGTCAGACGAACCAAAGCGGAAGGCATCAAGACCCATCTAGTATTTTGAGCGTGTATCCTTTCATGACCTATGCGCCTACCGCTCGGG TGGCTCAGCacctttctcctcatcatgCTTTCCCTCAAAGCGCTCCTCCGTCAAGGGAAATATATCCTCAGTATGCCCAAGCATTTGACAGGGTGGAACAGCCTCAGACAGCGGAAGACTGGGCTATGAAGCAATCAACAGACATGCAGATACAGCAACTGCTAGAAAGACAACGAGGAGTGTATGACTATGCCCAAGG GCCTCCTCCCGCCCCTCAGCATCCTCGATACTACTCAGGGCCGCCTACACCAGTCTCAGATCATCAATCACAACCTCATATAGCTCCTGCTAGCTACTCGAATACTCCATCGATGTCGTATAATTTCCTTCCAGCCTATATGCCCCCGTCAACCCCTACCACATCGACCCACAATGGCTGCTGCGTCGGGAACTCGACATCTACCTCCCCTGTTACGCCCGGCCTCATGGCCAATAGTATGACTGTTCATAATGATAAACAGTTTTTTGAGCGCTTCGTGGATAACACGTTGTCAAGAAGCATGGAACAGCAGCTTGCGCAGCCTGTAGCGCATCCTCAAGCCTATGCTCAGCCTCAACCGCGATATCATTCCCCGTCATCTATGGTCCCTCaatttcatcctcaacctgTCCCACACccacatcctcatccacaccCACAGCCACACTCACGCTCCCAAATCCATTCCCTACTCCAGACACAAGCACAGCCTTTCCCTCAACAGCAAtattctttctcttcccaacCGAGTgtacaacaacaacagcaattCAACGAATCTGTTACTCTCCCACTAGTTCGTGGTATGTCTCCCGCAAAACGTCCCTCTATTCCTTCTACGGCTATGCGTTCTCCTCACCCGACTTCATCCATAGCTTCCACGCCAACAGCTGATCGCATCATGTCCTCTCCTGccctctcatcttcacccgACCCACTGGGCCTTCCAGGACCATCCCCGTCAAAAAAACCacgagggaagaaggagatatCTCCTATATGGGCCCAGTCTAACAATCATCCTGCCGACGGTGTAATAGGTATGAGGTCGTTGAGTATGGCAGAGAGGAGTATGAGCGTTAGCTCAGGCCTTAGCTCTGgtgaggaaaaaaaagataaaaTTACGTTAAAGATTCCGATGCATCTCGCGACTCCTCAGCAGCCCCGAAAGTCCGAccgggaggaggaagaagaggaagaagataagCTGGATTGGGGCGATGAACTTGGGAAAGACGAACAGGGTGATTGGACAATGGAGAGATGCTCGAGTCCCAGCGGCAATAGAGGTGTCGATATGCAAGTGCAGATGAGTGGAAGGACCGGAGAAAGAGATATGCGTA CTGCTTGGCAGAAGCTTCATACGTTACTTGAAGATATATCAGAGGAGTCAGACTCTTTTCCAGCCAATCCCACTTTTCGGGACCTTGAATTGGCGAATGCCAAATACTTTGCCCATATCTCGAAGGAAGGGACACACgcccttctctccaccgAGACTATGGCAAAAATTATACGATATATCATACGTGTCCAGTCGACAAAGAAGCGACAGAAGAGCGGATCTGAGACTGATGGCGAAGCGCGAGGATGGGATTTAACAGCTGTCAATGGGCTTTTGAGACATTTGGAGAAATGCATACGGGATGCGGAAGGAACATCTGCTTTTCCTGATGACCGAAAGGCGATCAATGTAGATGAAAAAttcaagaaaaagaagggaaagtCCAAGACTGGAAGTGTTTCACCCCTGAAACCTGTGAATGCGTTCAAAAATGAGGGACAGgaccttgaagaagagataccCCATACCCGCATGGCGCAGTGCGAAGAAACTCTGTTGAGATTACGCAGAGGCGTTGCCGCTGCAGAATGTTGCTTTGTTCTGCTGGACTCTGAAGGGTTGTCTAAACAG GTGTACTCTGAGGATCTGTTATCAACATGTGTGCAGATGATCAAAGAACAACTTGCGCAAGTCGTTGTCCCCGTTCTGCAAGGCATGGCTGGCGAAA AGATCGCTTCATCGACGCTAGCTCATGTGGTCCAAGAAGAATTGGCAAATTCcaagaaggggaagctGTCGATGCCTTTATCATCTTATTTTCACAACGTCACGATTTCAGCCATCGCCCAGTCCATCTGCTCCACCTTACCCCGCTTGACTTCCATGATTAGCAGAGAGAACTTTGCTTTCTCGGAatctctcatcatccaaatTGTCTATCTCGCAAAAGAACCACTGTTTATCGTGGATCCaggagcgaagaagaagcatgaaagagaaggaatggCAATCGTGAAAActttgaggatggaggCCTTGAGCCTGCTAAGAGGA GCGTTCGCGAGATATGATGCGCAACGGCAATGGATCATTGAAGAAGTCCTGAGTTCACTTGTTGGAATACCAGGACAAAGCCACGACCAAACGCATTTCCA ACTGGCAAATGGCAAATCCATTCATGCTCTCAGTGCCCTCTTGCTCCAGCTCGTTCAAGCTTCAGCATATGGTGCTATGACCAAAATACGCAAGATACACTCTTCAGCTGCGGATATGGAAGTTTTGGACAGGCCCGctgaggaaaaaaaggacgtggaagaggaagaggctcGAATCTGTGCAGAAACCGTAGAGTCTGCTGTTCGCTCCGCCACGATGATAGCTAGCTACGTCTTATCAAAAGCAACGACCACTAAAGCTACCAAAACCTCTCATGATGCCGACTACAAGACGATTCTTGGTCTCTTCATGAACGATCTTCTCACTGTCCTATATCGTCCCGAGTGGCCAGCGGCTTCCCTATATTTGAGCGTCTTTTCTAGGATCATGGTTAGTTCTTTAGACGATTCAAAGACCGGGACAGAAGCTACTGCCTCCAAGACTGTTGCGTTGGACTATTTGGCAGATATCGCTGCGAAGCTGAAATCGCTAGGTATGGAGATGACAGGTGTGACTAGAGTGGCTGCTCTCGATGAG GTGATTTCTGAAGCCAGCATTGATGACCTGAAGAAACTCATCGAAGCCCAAGCTTCCATTCGTACATTCCTCAACTCTGCAGCACATGATGACAATTCCTTCACT TGTTCCCTGGATATGGCTTCTGTCATCTGGGCTCAGGAGCTCCAAAATGGTATCAAAAAGGCTGGATCAATCGTCGAGAAGCTCGCGGCagagaaagatgatgaagcgCAAGAGATGGGCCAGAAACTACTGTCTATTGGTATGATGCTTAAAACAACTCTCCGGAATGTTTGGATGACGGATGATAAGCTTTTCGAAGTCAA CGATCCCAAGCAAGCAGAACAAGCAGTCCAAGCTTCTATCTCTGTATCTCGAGGTAGATCATTACAGAGCGCTATTGAccccatcatccacgcATTACTTACAGCACTGGGCAACCCAATCATTGCTATCCGTACCAAGGCTCTGAGAGGTGTCGGAAGTATCGTTATGGTGGATCCAGATGTACTTCGGCTG CGCCAGTTTCGCCTTGCTCTGGAGGAAAGACTGTCCGACGTGTCACCAGGTGTGAGAGATGCAGCCGTGGAGCTTGTTGGCAAGTATCTTGTTCAGAAACCCGAGCTTGCTACGCAGTATTACCCACAGATTGCTCTACGCGTTATG GATACTGGTTTAAGCGTACGAAAGAGAGTTATCAAGATCCTGAAAGGCATTTTTGCTAcgatggaagaaaaaaagatgCAAATCGACATCTGCTGCAAGATGATTGCTTTAACGGATGACCGTGATCCAGGAATTAAG GATCTCTCAACCAAGACACTGACTGAGATAATTTTTTcagatgaaggaggtgaTTCAGCGACGCTCTTAGTTGACATCCTAAGCGATTATAGAGGATCGTACGCCGTTCTCGAGAAGGCCATGGACGAG GTACTCAAGGAGTGCGAAAATGTCGGCCAGAAATACCGTTTCGGCAAGATAATTGACGACCTTGTTGCCCGATTGATTGACGCCACGGAGCAAATCGAATTTGACTCTCTAAGCCACATTAAAGCAATTTGGCTCATAGCTGGCAGCGACCCCTCACAGGTTGACACCCAAAAAGCCAGCGTTCTGTTGACCTATCTCAGACCGCCTGCCAAC GCCGATGATCAAGCGACGAatgagcttcttctccgcatTTTCCAAAGGTGTATCCCTCGAATGCCTCGTACAGCTTCGACTTTTGCCCTGGATCTCACCAAGTCCCTTATGCCAATGATTAGCAAGCCATCGGGCGGTTTTCAGGCTTTGCGAGAAACCATTGGTTGTTTCTGTGCCGTGACAAATTATCTGACCAAGGATTGGATGAAAGTGATCACGGTACTCAGAGCATGCGAGGCTAAGATCAGGCCAGTCTGGCGACAGATCAAAGATTTTTCAAATGAAAAGGTACCGGCGCTGAATCAAGCATCTGCAATGATGCTGTATATCACGGCCCTTATTGCTGAAGGTTGCAACTTGGACATAGTTGCTAAGGACGACCTTG CTGTCGATAGAGAATTGCGCAAGATCACTCCCCAGCCTATTTCAGAGTACTTCTCCCAGATCTATCTCGACTTTGCTCGCATGTACTCCGCTCAATCTGCCCCCACCATTTGTCTAGGCGCCCTTTTTCGTTCTtacccttctctccttcaacgGCCAGAGATTGTCCAATGGATGCAGGACACGTTCGCTTCAGGCGATATGGATGCCCGCGCGAGACTTTTGAGTGTTATTCATGAGTTTTTAGCGTCGGAAGTCAGGAAGAGGGTCGAAGGTGTGGATACAAAAAAGGATGTGAGCTTGCTTATCGGAAATGCCAAGGAGTTGCAAGATTCAGA CTATTCTACGACTATCGTGCAAAACAACATCGAGCATATATTTGAATGTGCCAGATCTCAACATATCCCTGCACAGAATGCTGCTCTAGATGTGCTCACATTTGTCGTCAATCAAGGGCTCTACTCGCCTGTTCAC ACTGTCCCTATCCTTGTCACGTTGGAGACCGCCGAAGATCCAGTTGTATCTGAACGAGCTCTCGCTCTGCATAACACACTTCACGCCAAACATGCGAGCCTTATCCATGTCTTGTTCATGGATTCGGCCAAAGCGTCTTACCAATATCAGCGTAATATCTCTGCAGAGCCCTCTGGACATCGTAATGGTGTCGCTTTGCTATCAAAGTGGTATGTCATGTTGcacgagaagaggagctggAGGCACGATTTTTTGAAGGCTCTATGTAGGGCGTTCGATggggatttggaggatcACATG GACATCGGCCTGGTTTTGTATCTTGCCGAAAACCTGGCAACTTTGGATTATAAGCTACAAGAAGAACCCATGACTGTCGTTCAAGCCCTTAACAGAGTTGTGTCCACTTGTTCTCACCTCGCCGCACTcatggaagaagcagcctTGGAGGGTGAGTCGACTGAGTCACttgagggaaagaaggtgcCCTTGGGAAAATTAAGCGGGGAAAGTATCGACGCGAGCAGACTGGCGGAAGCGAGCATCGTGGTCGGGTTGGCATTGCTGGTGAAAAATCATCTAGTTGCATTATACCATTTACCTGAAGA CAAATGCGCGAGTCATATACCAGGCAAAAAGTCTACGATCGGAGACAAGCCAGCtcagagaagagggatgcAAGTGCTGGAACTGAGTAGGATGCCGTTGGCCAGGGGTGTCGTCAGTATAGGAGACTTCAAAGAGCAACAGGTCGCG TTTTCACGGCTATTGCAAGAGGATGGAACCTTgtctgaaaaggaagaattgTAG